A genomic stretch from Candidatus Macondimonas diazotrophica includes:
- a CDS encoding Imm39 family immunity protein: MIAKPPHNRRLGLVGVSLTKTRLHKQSGLALDWVRDAVEKVMIESGYLEGAPFFWVTIAVRYGLKNDDKPSYQAINKKYGDLPLAIEVDTHELIGASLDDLKSIFGKAVLKALIHAGGKFKRPVGSLERTLSSLPGSLSA; the protein is encoded by the coding sequence ATGATTGCAAAACCTCCACACAATCGAAGGTTAGGGCTCGTTGGCGTTTCGCTTACTAAGACAAGACTTCACAAGCAAAGCGGGCTGGCATTAGATTGGGTTCGAGATGCCGTTGAAAAGGTAATGATCGAATCCGGTTACCTTGAAGGCGCGCCGTTTTTCTGGGTGACTATTGCTGTTCGCTACGGGCTGAAAAATGACGACAAGCCTAGCTACCAAGCGATCAACAAAAAGTACGGAGACCTCCCTCTTGCTATTGAGGTTGACACGCATGAGTTGATAGGTGCTTCGCTTGACGATCTGAAATCAATTTTCGGGAAAGCAGTGCTGAAGGCTTTGATTCATGCCGGCGGAAAATTTAAAAGACCCGTCGGATCACTGGAAAGAACGCTGTCTTCACTCCCTGGTTCGCTCAGTGCTTGA
- the glpK gene encoding glycerol kinase GlpK translates to MGYLLALDQGTTSSRALVFDTDGRLITVAQREFTQHYPQPGWVEHDPEEIWQTQIATARAALAQAGIHADAVLALGITNQRETTLLWERASGRPVANAIVWQDRRTAAACAALKARGLESLFRERTGLMLDPYFSGTKLAWLLDHVPGVRARAERGELAFGTVDSYLIWRLTGGRAHVTDVTNAARTLLFDIHRRSWDEELLGHLGVPRALLPEVRASAGDFGTTQADLLGAPVRIGGVAGDQQAALFGQACTAPGMVKNTYGTGCFMLLHTGSTPVASRHGLLTTPVAQAGPEPGYALEGSIFVAGAVVQWLRDELGLIRSANEVEALAASVPDTAGVYLVPAFAGLGSPYWDADARGALFGLTRGANRAHIARAALEAIAFQSAEMLQAMQADAAQPIEMLRVDGGATANALLMQIQADLIGIPVVVAAVQETTALGAAYLAGIQAGVWRSAADVGAYWQSARTFEPVISRDEAAVRLARWREAVSRTRGWVSAMAPDS, encoded by the coding sequence ATGGGTTATCTCTTGGCGCTGGATCAGGGCACGACCAGCTCCCGGGCACTGGTGTTCGATACGGACGGTCGGCTGATCACCGTCGCGCAGCGCGAATTCACCCAGCACTATCCGCAGCCGGGCTGGGTGGAACACGATCCCGAAGAGATCTGGCAGACCCAGATCGCGACCGCACGCGCGGCGCTCGCCCAGGCCGGCATCCACGCCGATGCGGTGCTCGCGTTGGGCATCACCAACCAGCGCGAGACGACGCTGCTGTGGGAACGCGCCAGCGGTCGGCCGGTCGCCAACGCCATCGTCTGGCAGGATCGGCGCACGGCCGCCGCCTGCGCGGCGCTCAAGGCGCGGGGATTGGAGTCGCTGTTCCGTGAGCGCACGGGTCTCATGCTCGATCCCTATTTTTCCGGCACCAAGCTCGCCTGGCTGCTGGACCACGTGCCCGGCGTGCGGGCGCGAGCCGAGCGCGGCGAGCTGGCCTTCGGCACCGTGGACAGCTACCTCATCTGGCGCCTGACCGGCGGGCGCGCGCACGTCACGGATGTGACCAACGCCGCGCGTACGCTGCTGTTCGACATTCACCGCCGCAGCTGGGACGAGGAGTTGCTCGGCCATCTGGGCGTGCCGCGCGCCCTGCTGCCTGAGGTGCGAGCCTCGGCGGGCGATTTCGGCACTACGCAGGCCGATCTTCTGGGCGCGCCGGTGCGCATCGGCGGCGTGGCGGGGGACCAGCAGGCGGCACTGTTCGGGCAGGCCTGCACCGCGCCCGGCATGGTCAAGAACACCTACGGCACCGGCTGCTTCATGCTGCTGCATACGGGATCGACGCCGGTCGCCTCGCGCCACGGCTTGCTCACCACGCCCGTCGCCCAGGCCGGCCCGGAGCCGGGCTACGCCCTGGAAGGCAGCATCTTCGTCGCCGGCGCCGTGGTGCAGTGGCTGCGCGACGAACTGGGCCTCATCCGCAGCGCGAACGAGGTCGAGGCGCTCGCCGCGTCGGTGCCGGACACCGCCGGGGTGTACCTGGTCCCGGCTTTCGCCGGGCTCGGCTCGCCGTATTGGGACGCCGATGCGCGCGGCGCCCTGTTCGGCCTCACGCGCGGCGCCAATCGCGCCCACATCGCGCGCGCCGCGCTGGAGGCCATCGCCTTTCAGTCCGCCGAGATGCTCCAGGCCATGCAGGCCGACGCGGCCCAGCCCATCGAGATGCTGCGTGTGGACGGCGGCGCCACCGCCAATGCGCTGCTGATGCAGATTCAGGCCGACCTGATCGGCATCCCGGTGGTCGTCGCGGCGGTGCAGGAAACCACCGCCTTGGGCGCCGCCTATCTAGCCGGCATCCAAGCCGGCGTGTGGCGCTCGGCGGCGGATGTCGGTGCCTATTGGCAGTCCGCGCGCACCTTCGAGCCCGTAATCTCCCGCGATGAGGCGGCTGTGCGTCTGGCCCGCTGGCGCGAGGCGGTCTCACGCACGCGCGGATGGGTGTCGGCGATGGCGCCGGACAGTTGA
- a CDS encoding IS3 family transposase (programmed frameshift) produces MKKSKFSEEQIVRILKEMEAGAKVAETCRKHGISEPTYYVWKNRYAGMEVSQLRHLKDVEAELARLKRMYADLALEHHALKDVLSRKGLSQARRLELSLAMQTHHGLSARRADRALGLSRSARHYAPRLRDDTALIEAMEAHLKDNPGHGFGLLFDQALRPQGFGKTRSWRVYVTMKLNLPRRGKRRLPDRIREPLAIPGQANHTWSADFMADALWSGRRFRTFNVNDDFNRESLRIEIDTSLPSQRVIRALDERVELRGAPQRLRLDNGPEFISAALRQWAQRHDVELLHIQPGKPTQNAYIERFNRTYRTEILDRYVFTSLHEVRRMTEDWRHRYNHQRPHRALGGLPPVAYAMASSTNSTSG; encoded by the exons ATGAAGAAGTCGAAGTTCAGTGAGGAACAGATCGTCCGGATCCTCAAGGAGATGGAGGCCGGCGCGAAGGTGGCCGAGACGTGCCGCAAGCACGGCATCAGCGAACCGACGTACTACGTGTGGAAGAACAGGTACGCCGGGATGGAGGTGTCGCAATTGCGGCACCTGAAGGACGTCGAGGCCGAACTGGCCCGGCTCAAGCGGATGTATGCCGACCTGGCGCTGGAGCACCACGCGCTGAAGGACGTCCTGTCGCGAAAAG GGCTGAGCCAGGCACGGCGACTGGAGCTGAGCCTGGCGATGCAAACCCATCACGGTCTGAGTGCCCGGCGTGCCGACCGCGCGCTGGGCCTGTCGCGTTCGGCGCGGCACTACGCCCCGCGCCTGCGGGACGACACGGCGCTGATCGAGGCGATGGAGGCCCACCTGAAGGACAACCCCGGCCATGGTTTCGGTCTGCTGTTCGATCAGGCGCTGCGGCCGCAGGGCTTCGGCAAGACCCGCAGTTGGCGGGTTTACGTGACCATGAAGCTGAATCTGCCGCGCCGTGGCAAGCGGCGCCTGCCGGATCGCATCCGCGAGCCCTTGGCGATTCCCGGCCAGGCCAACCACACCTGGTCGGCCGACTTCATGGCCGATGCCCTGTGGTCCGGGCGGCGTTTCCGCACCTTCAACGTCAACGACGATTTCAACCGCGAATCGCTGCGCATCGAGATCGACACCAGTCTGCCGTCGCAACGGGTGATCCGGGCGCTGGACGAACGGGTGGAACTGCGCGGTGCGCCCCAACGCCTGCGCCTGGACAACGGTCCGGAGTTCATCAGCGCTGCGCTGCGGCAATGGGCCCAGCGGCACGATGTCGAGCTGCTGCACATCCAGCCGGGCAAGCCGACCCAGAACGCCTACATCGAACGCTTCAACCGGACCTACCGCACCGAGATCCTGGACCGCTACGTCTTCACCAGCCTGCACGAGGTCCGGCGCATGACCGAGGACTGGCGCCACCGCTACAACCACCAACGACCCCATCGCGCACTCGGCGGGCTCCCGCCCGTCGCCTACGCCATGGCATCATCAACCAACTCTACTTCCGGCTGA